A genome region from Triticum aestivum cultivar Chinese Spring chromosome 2B, IWGSC CS RefSeq v2.1, whole genome shotgun sequence includes the following:
- the LOC123041534 gene encoding uncharacterized protein, translated as MRPQALLPAMADGRPTMSVSTMGAADSAHPHLWCFNRQGNPLQSMGIFATTGIEAFWNQSLSLAMADVAACWNHAMFLLQPAKGEATTGTTGSWNQLRRHATICWNRHSEELQPAIRGATTNSGGEKKGEFFEDGREPNCEATANELKMLQYNAQACDILFNGLCPEEFNKLSHLENAKEIWESFG; from the exons ATGCGACCCCAGGCACTGCTGCCTGCGATGGCGGACGGGAGACCGACGATGTCCGTGAGTACCATGGGAGCGGCCGACTCAGCGCATCCCCACCTATGGTGCTTCAATAGGCAGGGAAACCCGCTACAATCGATGGggatttttgctaccaccggcaTCGAGGCATTCTGGAACCAGAGTCTCAGCCTCGCCATGGCAGACGTAGCTGCGTGCTGGAACCATGCCATGTTTCTGCTTCAACCGGCAAAGGGAGAAGCCACAACTGGCACCACAGGGAGCTGGAACCAGCTGCGAAGGCATGCCACCATTTGCTGGAACCGACATAGCGAGGAGCTACAACCAGCAATTCGCGGTGCTACGACCAATAGCGGCGGCGAGAAGAAAG gtgaattcttcgaggaTGGAAGAGAACCAAATTGTGAAGCAACTGCGAacgaattgaagatgttgcaatacaatgcacaagcttgcgatatcctcttcaatggattgtgccccgaagaatttaacaaacttagccatcttgagaatgcaaaggaaatttgggaatCCTTTGGATAA